The DNA region TTGAGCCGAGACTGCAAGCTCAATCAGTGAAAGTTGGTCGAATTCACTCACACGAGGACTTAAAAATAAGGTCTGCATAGCAGATGAAAACGGATGGTACCGCGTGACAACGCTCCGAGATGGGTGAAGTCATGCGTTTTTTTATTGGAGGAATGATGTCAAATATTGAACAACAACTGGCCGAATTGAGCCAAACCACGTTAGAAAAATTAAAAAAAATCCAACACCAAAGCGAAAAAGAATTACAAGATTTGCGTGTTGCTGTCTTGGGGAAAAAAGGTTCGCTGACAGATTTGCTTAAAGGACTCAAGGAGTTGCCAAATGATGTGAAACCGATTATTGGCAAACAAGTCAATGAGGTTCGGGATGTCCTAACGGCAGCCTTTGAAGAAACAGCGAAAAAGGTAGCGGAAGCAAAAATTAAACATCAACTGGCTGCGCAAACCATTGATGTGACTCTTCCCGGTCGTCAAGTTAAGGTCGGAAAACGTCATGTTCTAACCCAAACCTCTGAAGAAATCGAAGATATTTTCTTAGGCATGGGCTTCCAAATCGTTGATGGTTTTGAAGTGGAAAAAGACTACTATAACTTTGAACGCATGAATTTACCAAAGGACCATCCAGCCCGTGACATGCAGGATACTTTCTACATAACGGAAGAGATTTTGATGCGTACCCATACATCACCTGTTCAGGCACGTACCATGGATCAGCACGATTTTTCAAAAGGTGCTCTTAAAATGATTTCACCGGGACGTGTGTTTCGTCGTGATACAGATGATGCGACCCACAGTCACCAATTCCATCAGATTGAGGGCTTGGTTGTCGGCGAGAATGTCTCCATGGGAGATCTCAAGGGGACTCTTGAGATGATTATCAAGAAAATGTTTGGGGAAGAGCGCCAAATTCGTCTGCGTCCGTCTTATTTTCCATTTACAGAGCCCTCTGTTGAGGTTGATGTTTCTTGTTTCAAGTGTGGTGGTGATGGTTGCAACGTATGCAAGAAGACAGGCTGGATTGAGATTTTAGGAGCCGGCATGGTCCACCCACAGGTACTGGAAATGAGCGGTATTGATTCGACTAAATATTCTGGTTTTGCCTTTGGTTTAGGTCAAGAACGTATTGCCATGCTCCGCTATGGAATCAATGATATTCGTGGATTTTATCAAGGAGATATACGATTTTCGGAGCAGTTTTAACGTAGCACTACTCAAGGCTGACAAAGTCAGCTCTTAAGTAGACGGAAATCGCTATTATGCGAATTCCTTGACTTGATCACCTTGCTAGTTTTTTTATGCAAAAGTACCGTTTTGCTTGAAAAACTGTTGCAATTTGATGCTCATAAATTTACCTATTTATGAGAAGCCAGTCGTTATCGTGAACTATCTAACAACCTTACTCGTCAAAAGTTGAAAAATATCGGATTGTTACAGAGTATCCCTAAGCTTGTTTGGGGTGATTATTCGGTGATGGAAACGATAATGATGCGGTGAGGTTGGAAGAGTTGGGGCTGAATAAAAATCTTATCTTCTTAGGTAAGCATTCCAAAATCTTTCGATTTGAAATATAAAGAGGAAAATATGTTAGTAAGTTATAAATGGTTAAAAGAATTAGTTGACTTTGAAGCAACGAGTAGCGACTTGTCAGAAAAAATGTCAACAACGGGAATTGAGGTAGAAGGAGTTGAGCAAAAGAGTGCAGGTCTTTCTAAGCTCGTTGTGGGACAAGTTGTCTCTGCGGAGCCAATTCCAGATACCCACCTTCATATCTGTCAGGTGAATATCGGTGAAGAGGTGACACAAATTGTTTGCGGTGCACCAAATGTGACATCAGGTATCAAGGTTATCGTTGCTTTGCCGGGTGCACGTATTGCAGGCAATTATAAAATCAAGAAAGGTAAAATCCGCGGAGTGGAGTCTCTGGGGATGCTCTGCTCATTGAGTGAGATTGGTGTCTCAGACTCTGTTGTACCAAAAATCTATGCGGATGGTATCTACCACCTGCCAGCAGAAGCGGTTGTGGGAGAGCCGATTTTCTCTTACCTAGACCTTGATGATGAAATCATCGAGCTATCCATCACGCCAAACCGTGCTGATGCTCTATCCATGCGTGGAGTAGCTCATGAAGTAGCTGCGATTTATGACAGTCAGGTCAACTTCAAGCAAGTAGCCTTGAATGAGAGTGACAAAAAAGCCAGTGATGTGATTGAAGTAGCGATTGAGTCCAACAAGGTGACAGCCTATACAGCGCGTGTCATTGAAGATGTAACCGTTGCCCCAAGTCCACAGTGGCTGCAAAACTTGCTTATGAACGCAGGTATTCGTCCAATTAACAACGTAGTTGATATTACCAATTACATCTTGCTCTACTTTGGACAGCCTATGCACGCTTTTGATTTTGACAAGTTTGAGGACAAAAAAATTGTAATTCGTCAAGCAAAGACTGGTGAAAATCTGGTTACACTTGATGGTGAAGAGCGCAACTTGATTGCAGATGACCTTGTGATTTCTGTCGCAGATAAGGCGGTTGCCTTAGCTGGTGTCATGGGCGGAGCAGATACCGAGA from Streptococcus ruminantium includes:
- the pheS gene encoding phenylalanine--tRNA ligase subunit alpha, encoding MSNIEQQLAELSQTTLEKLKKIQHQSEKELQDLRVAVLGKKGSLTDLLKGLKELPNDVKPIIGKQVNEVRDVLTAAFEETAKKVAEAKIKHQLAAQTIDVTLPGRQVKVGKRHVLTQTSEEIEDIFLGMGFQIVDGFEVEKDYYNFERMNLPKDHPARDMQDTFYITEEILMRTHTSPVQARTMDQHDFSKGALKMISPGRVFRRDTDDATHSHQFHQIEGLVVGENVSMGDLKGTLEMIIKKMFGEERQIRLRPSYFPFTEPSVEVDVSCFKCGGDGCNVCKKTGWIEILGAGMVHPQVLEMSGIDSTKYSGFAFGLGQERIAMLRYGINDIRGFYQGDIRFSEQF